One genomic window of Caenorhabditis elegans chromosome I includes the following:
- the Y47G6A.19 gene encoding Zinc carboxypeptidase A 1 (Confirmed by transcript evidence) codes for MILRVILALLIAVHSSCQEHGAFKVFRVLPTTNQQLLQMIRLFETADTDRADFWHAPSVVNGTVDIMVAPEHTDQFRQYLEKHGYTFQVAIDDLHKLLIEKEGNLSTHSNDDAFFLKRLHDDVGFHSRLRMGEYYSYSVLSTWLERIAENMPDIAKLIKVGTTIEGRDILGLKFGKDTPDKKIVVIDAGIHAREWAAIHTASYFINLIVNGREEDPQIQNYLDNIVLYIIPVLNPDGYEYTRTDKTNPRARMWRKSRSPKACAFDGVRNSCCMGVDLNRNFDFRFSEIGASRYPCSEIYHGPSAFSEPESKAYSQFLTSLKGRLEAYITLHSYSQLWIYSYSHRKFTYAPDIEETRRVAAKAVQELGRMYGTKYRHGTGPEIIYAFSGGSTDWAKETLKIKYSYTIELRPGYEGIIEWNGFVLDKNQLIPTAKETWAGVTVVLDEVTNQWKSSRVRESELSRLRQEKCSDRLPGCAYWLQSSPNICRFSQSTMVRDCAKTCNLCHMIAV; via the exons ATGATCTTACGGGTGATTCTAGCCTTACTCATCGCCGTCCACTCAAGTTGTCAGGAACATGGTGCATTCAAAGTATTCCGAGTGCTTCCGACCACCAACCAACAGCTTCTCCAAATGATTCGACTTTTCGAGACAGCTGACACGGATCGAGCTGACTTTTGGCATGCACCAAGTGTGGTTAATGGCACTGTAGATATTATGGTGGCCCCCGAGCACACTgaccaattccggcaataccTTGAGAAACATGGATACACTTTTCAAGTAGCTATTGATGATCTGCATAAGCTTTTGATCGAGAAAGAAGGGAATCTGTCTACACACTCGAATGATGATGcattctttttgaaaagattgcATGATGATGTTGGATTCCACTCGAGACTCAG aATGGGCGAGTACTACTCCTACTCAGTCCTTTCCACTTGGCTGGAACGAATAGCCGAGAATATGCCAGACATTGCGAAGCTCATAAAAGTTGGAACAACCATCGAGGGACGAGATATTCTTGgattgaaattcggaaaagaTACACCTGATAAGAAGATTGTTGTGATTGATGCTGGAATTCATGCGAGAGAGTGGGCTGCAATTCATACAGCTTCGTATTTTATTAACTTG ataGTGAACGGCCGAGAAGAGGACCcacaaattcaaaactatCTTGACAACATCGTCCTCTACATTATTCCAGTGCTGAATCCAGATGGCTACGAGTACACAAGAACCGATAAAACCAATCCGAGA gCTCGAATGTGGAGAAAATCTCGTTCTCCAAAAGCTTGCGCCTTCGACGGAGTACGCAATTCGTGCTGCATGGGTGTTGATCTTAatcgaaatttcgatttccgGTTTTCTGAGATTGGAGCATCCAGATATCCATGCTCAGAAATCTATCACGGACCATCAGCCTTCAGTGAGCCTGAATCTAA agcaTATTCCCAATTCTTGACATCTCTGAAAGGACGTCTCGAAGCATATATAACCCTTCACTCATATTCCCAATTGTGGATTTACTCGTATTCCCACAGAAAATTCACATATGCTCCAGATATTGAAGAAACC AGACGAGTGGCTGCAAAAGCTGTGCAAGAGCTCGGAAGAATGTATGGAACAAAGTATAGACATGGAACCGGACCTGAGATTATTT acgCATTCTCAGGCGGCTCTACCGATTGGGCAAAAGAgactctgaaaatcaaatattcgTACACAATTGAGCTGCGTCCTGGCTACGAAGGTATCATAG agtgGAACGGTTTTGTGCTCGACAAGAATCAACTGATCCCAACTGCAAAGGAAACTTGGGCAGGTGTCACTGTTGTTCTAGATGAGGTCACAAATCAGTGGAAGTCTTCGAGgg TCCGGGAGAGTGAATTGAGCCGTTTGCGTCAAGAAAAATGCTCCGATCGGCTGCCTGGCTGTGCCTATTGGTTACAGTCTTCACCTAATATTTgccg tttttcccAATCAACAATGGTCCGAGATTGTGCAAAAACTTGCAATTTATGCCATATGATCGCTGTGTAG
- the Y47G6A.19 gene encoding Zinc carboxypeptidase A 1 (Confirmed by transcript evidence): MILRVILALLIAVHSSCQEHGAFKVFRVLPTTNQQLLQMIRLFETADTDRADFWHAPSVVNGTVDIMVAPEHTDQFRQYLEKHGYTFQVAIDDLHKLLIEKEGNLSTHSNDDAFFLKRLHDDVGFHSRLRMGEYYSYSVLSTWLERIAENMPDIAKLIKVGTTIEGRDILGLKFGKDTPDKKIVVIDAGIHAREWAAIHTASYFINLIVNGREEDPQIQNYLDNIVLYIIPVLNPDGYEYTRTDKTNPRARMWRKSRSPKACAFDGVRNSCCMGVDLNRNFDFRFSEIGASRYPCSEIYHGPSAFSEPESKAYSQFLTSLKGRLEAYITLHSYSQLWIYSYSHRKFTYAPDIEETRRVAAKAVQELGRMYGTKYRHGTGPEIIYAFSGGSTDWAKETLKIKYSYTIELRPGYEEWNGFVLDKNQLIPTAKETWAGVTVVLDEVTNQWKSSRVRESELSRLRQEKCSDRLPGCAYWLQSSPNICRFSQSTMVRDCAKTCNLCHMIAV; the protein is encoded by the exons ATGATCTTACGGGTGATTCTAGCCTTACTCATCGCCGTCCACTCAAGTTGTCAGGAACATGGTGCATTCAAAGTATTCCGAGTGCTTCCGACCACCAACCAACAGCTTCTCCAAATGATTCGACTTTTCGAGACAGCTGACACGGATCGAGCTGACTTTTGGCATGCACCAAGTGTGGTTAATGGCACTGTAGATATTATGGTGGCCCCCGAGCACACTgaccaattccggcaataccTTGAGAAACATGGATACACTTTTCAAGTAGCTATTGATGATCTGCATAAGCTTTTGATCGAGAAAGAAGGGAATCTGTCTACACACTCGAATGATGATGcattctttttgaaaagattgcATGATGATGTTGGATTCCACTCGAGACTCAG aATGGGCGAGTACTACTCCTACTCAGTCCTTTCCACTTGGCTGGAACGAATAGCCGAGAATATGCCAGACATTGCGAAGCTCATAAAAGTTGGAACAACCATCGAGGGACGAGATATTCTTGgattgaaattcggaaaagaTACACCTGATAAGAAGATTGTTGTGATTGATGCTGGAATTCATGCGAGAGAGTGGGCTGCAATTCATACAGCTTCGTATTTTATTAACTTG ataGTGAACGGCCGAGAAGAGGACCcacaaattcaaaactatCTTGACAACATCGTCCTCTACATTATTCCAGTGCTGAATCCAGATGGCTACGAGTACACAAGAACCGATAAAACCAATCCGAGA gCTCGAATGTGGAGAAAATCTCGTTCTCCAAAAGCTTGCGCCTTCGACGGAGTACGCAATTCGTGCTGCATGGGTGTTGATCTTAatcgaaatttcgatttccgGTTTTCTGAGATTGGAGCATCCAGATATCCATGCTCAGAAATCTATCACGGACCATCAGCCTTCAGTGAGCCTGAATCTAA agcaTATTCCCAATTCTTGACATCTCTGAAAGGACGTCTCGAAGCATATATAACCCTTCACTCATATTCCCAATTGTGGATTTACTCGTATTCCCACAGAAAATTCACATATGCTCCAGATATTGAAGAAACC AGACGAGTGGCTGCAAAAGCTGTGCAAGAGCTCGGAAGAATGTATGGAACAAAGTATAGACATGGAACCGGACCTGAGATTATTT acgCATTCTCAGGCGGCTCTACCGATTGGGCAAAAGAgactctgaaaatcaaatattcgTACACAATTGAGCTGCGTCCTGGCTACGAAG agtgGAACGGTTTTGTGCTCGACAAGAATCAACTGATCCCAACTGCAAAGGAAACTTGGGCAGGTGTCACTGTTGTTCTAGATGAGGTCACAAATCAGTGGAAGTCTTCGAGgg TCCGGGAGAGTGAATTGAGCCGTTTGCGTCAAGAAAAATGCTCCGATCGGCTGCCTGGCTGTGCCTATTGGTTACAGTCTTCACCTAATATTTgccg tttttcccAATCAACAATGGTCCGAGATTGTGCAAAAACTTGCAATTTATGCCATATGATCGCTGTGTAG
- the Y47G6A.19 gene encoding Zinc carboxypeptidase A 1 (Partially confirmed by transcript evidence) → MILRVILALLIAVHSSCQEHGAFKVFRVLPTTNQQLLQMIRLFETADTDRADFWHAPSVVNGTVDIMVAPEHTDQFRQYLEKHGYTFQVAIDDLHKLLIEKEGNLSTHSNDDAFFLKRLHDDVGFHSRLRMGEYYSYSVLSTWLERIAENMPDIAKLIKVGTTIEGRDILGLKFGKDTPDKKIVVIDAGIHAREWAAIHTASYFINLIVNGREEDPQIQNYLDNIVLYIIPVLNPDGYEYTRTDKTNPRARMWRKSRSPKACAFDGVRNSCCMGVDLNRNFDFRFSEIGASRYPCSEIYHGPSAFSEPESKAYSQFLTSLKGRLEAYITLHSYSQLWIYSYSHRKFTYAPDIEETRRVAAKAVQELGRMYGTKYRHGTGPEIICGSTDWAKETLKIKYSYTIELRPGYEEWNGFVLDKNQLIPTAKETWAGVTVVLDEVTNQWKSSRVRESELSRLRQEKCSDRLPGCAYWLQSSPNICRFSQSTMVRDCAKTCNLCHMIAV, encoded by the exons ATGATCTTACGGGTGATTCTAGCCTTACTCATCGCCGTCCACTCAAGTTGTCAGGAACATGGTGCATTCAAAGTATTCCGAGTGCTTCCGACCACCAACCAACAGCTTCTCCAAATGATTCGACTTTTCGAGACAGCTGACACGGATCGAGCTGACTTTTGGCATGCACCAAGTGTGGTTAATGGCACTGTAGATATTATGGTGGCCCCCGAGCACACTgaccaattccggcaataccTTGAGAAACATGGATACACTTTTCAAGTAGCTATTGATGATCTGCATAAGCTTTTGATCGAGAAAGAAGGGAATCTGTCTACACACTCGAATGATGATGcattctttttgaaaagattgcATGATGATGTTGGATTCCACTCGAGACTCAG aATGGGCGAGTACTACTCCTACTCAGTCCTTTCCACTTGGCTGGAACGAATAGCCGAGAATATGCCAGACATTGCGAAGCTCATAAAAGTTGGAACAACCATCGAGGGACGAGATATTCTTGgattgaaattcggaaaagaTACACCTGATAAGAAGATTGTTGTGATTGATGCTGGAATTCATGCGAGAGAGTGGGCTGCAATTCATACAGCTTCGTATTTTATTAACTTG ataGTGAACGGCCGAGAAGAGGACCcacaaattcaaaactatCTTGACAACATCGTCCTCTACATTATTCCAGTGCTGAATCCAGATGGCTACGAGTACACAAGAACCGATAAAACCAATCCGAGA gCTCGAATGTGGAGAAAATCTCGTTCTCCAAAAGCTTGCGCCTTCGACGGAGTACGCAATTCGTGCTGCATGGGTGTTGATCTTAatcgaaatttcgatttccgGTTTTCTGAGATTGGAGCATCCAGATATCCATGCTCAGAAATCTATCACGGACCATCAGCCTTCAGTGAGCCTGAATCTAA agcaTATTCCCAATTCTTGACATCTCTGAAAGGACGTCTCGAAGCATATATAACCCTTCACTCATATTCCCAATTGTGGATTTACTCGTATTCCCACAGAAAATTCACATATGCTCCAGATATTGAAGAAACC AGACGAGTGGCTGCAAAAGCTGTGCAAGAGCTCGGAAGAATGTATGGAACAAAGTATAGACATGGAACCGGACCTGAGATTATTT GCGGCTCTACCGATTGGGCAAAAGAgactctgaaaatcaaatattcgTACACAATTGAGCTGCGTCCTGGCTACGAAG agtgGAACGGTTTTGTGCTCGACAAGAATCAACTGATCCCAACTGCAAAGGAAACTTGGGCAGGTGTCACTGTTGTTCTAGATGAGGTCACAAATCAGTGGAAGTCTTCGAGgg TCCGGGAGAGTGAATTGAGCCGTTTGCGTCAAGAAAAATGCTCCGATCGGCTGCCTGGCTGTGCCTATTGGTTACAGTCTTCACCTAATATTTgccg tttttcccAATCAACAATGGTCCGAGATTGTGCAAAAACTTGCAATTTATGCCATATGATCGCTGTGTAG
- the Y47G6A.30 gene encoding 40S ribosomal protein S19-binding protein 1 (Partially confirmed by transcript evidence) codes for MARLQNALKVVGRSNGLKATVKKELPGSPAKKQKPAPVAPKILDSSIGRLSIAKNIRMDKTTIIIGHKVAAPKRESVWNSGSSQE; via the exons ATGGCTCGGCTCCAGAATGCATTGAAAGTTGTTGGACGGTCGAATGGATTGAAAGCAACTGTAAAGAAGGAGTTACCCGGAAGCCCTGCCAAAAAGCAAAAACCGGCACCGGTTgcgccgaaaattttggactCCTCGATCGGAAGA CTCTCAATTGCTAAAAATATACGGATGGACAAAACTACGATCATCATTGGTCACAAAGTTGCAGCTCCGAAAAGAGAATCCGTCTGGAATTCTGGAAGTTCACAAGAATG a
- the Y47G6A.19 gene encoding Zinc carboxypeptidase A 1 (Partially confirmed by transcript evidence), with product MILRVILALLIAVHSSCQEHGAFKVFRVLPTTNQQLLQMIRLFETADTDRADFWHAPSVVNGTVDIMVAPEHTDQFRQYLEKHGYTFQVAIDDLHKLLIEKEGNLSTHSNDDAFFLKRLHDDVGFHSRLRMGEYYSYSVLSTWLERIAENMPDIAKLIKVGTTIEGRDILGLKFGKDTPDKKIVVIDAGIHAREWAAIHTASYFINLIVNGREEDPQIQNYLDNIVLYIIPVLNPDGYEYTRTDKTNPRARMWRKSRSPKACAFDGVRNSCCMGVDLNRNFDFRFSEIGASRYPCSEIYHGPSAFSEPESKAYSQFLTSLKGRLEAYITLHSYSQLWIYSYSHRKFTYAPDIEETRRVAAKAVQELGRMYGTKYRHGTGPEIIYAFSGGSTDWAKETLKIKYSYTIELRPGYEEWNGFVLDKNQLIPTAKETWAGVTVVLDEVTNQWKSSRAIRRRNRKIVSGQTATLSRKSGRVN from the exons ATGATCTTACGGGTGATTCTAGCCTTACTCATCGCCGTCCACTCAAGTTGTCAGGAACATGGTGCATTCAAAGTATTCCGAGTGCTTCCGACCACCAACCAACAGCTTCTCCAAATGATTCGACTTTTCGAGACAGCTGACACGGATCGAGCTGACTTTTGGCATGCACCAAGTGTGGTTAATGGCACTGTAGATATTATGGTGGCCCCCGAGCACACTgaccaattccggcaataccTTGAGAAACATGGATACACTTTTCAAGTAGCTATTGATGATCTGCATAAGCTTTTGATCGAGAAAGAAGGGAATCTGTCTACACACTCGAATGATGATGcattctttttgaaaagattgcATGATGATGTTGGATTCCACTCGAGACTCAG aATGGGCGAGTACTACTCCTACTCAGTCCTTTCCACTTGGCTGGAACGAATAGCCGAGAATATGCCAGACATTGCGAAGCTCATAAAAGTTGGAACAACCATCGAGGGACGAGATATTCTTGgattgaaattcggaaaagaTACACCTGATAAGAAGATTGTTGTGATTGATGCTGGAATTCATGCGAGAGAGTGGGCTGCAATTCATACAGCTTCGTATTTTATTAACTTG ataGTGAACGGCCGAGAAGAGGACCcacaaattcaaaactatCTTGACAACATCGTCCTCTACATTATTCCAGTGCTGAATCCAGATGGCTACGAGTACACAAGAACCGATAAAACCAATCCGAGA gCTCGAATGTGGAGAAAATCTCGTTCTCCAAAAGCTTGCGCCTTCGACGGAGTACGCAATTCGTGCTGCATGGGTGTTGATCTTAatcgaaatttcgatttccgGTTTTCTGAGATTGGAGCATCCAGATATCCATGCTCAGAAATCTATCACGGACCATCAGCCTTCAGTGAGCCTGAATCTAA agcaTATTCCCAATTCTTGACATCTCTGAAAGGACGTCTCGAAGCATATATAACCCTTCACTCATATTCCCAATTGTGGATTTACTCGTATTCCCACAGAAAATTCACATATGCTCCAGATATTGAAGAAACC AGACGAGTGGCTGCAAAAGCTGTGCAAGAGCTCGGAAGAATGTATGGAACAAAGTATAGACATGGAACCGGACCTGAGATTATTT acgCATTCTCAGGCGGCTCTACCGATTGGGCAAAAGAgactctgaaaatcaaatattcgTACACAATTGAGCTGCGTCCTGGCTACGAAG agtgGAACGGTTTTGTGCTCGACAAGAATCAACTGATCCCAACTGCAAAGGAAACTTGGGCAGGTGTCACTGTTGTTCTAGATGAGGTCACAAATCAGTGGAAGTCTTCGAGgg CAATTCGACGTCGAAATCGCAAAATCGTGAGCGGACAAACGGCGACCCTGTCGCGAAAa TCCGGGAGAGTGAATTGA